A genomic window from Armatimonadota bacterium includes:
- a CDS encoding rod shape-determining protein, producing the protein MRPPLSRDLGIDLGTANTVVYARNEGVILREPSWIARRTDSGEILAVGDEAKRMIGRTPANIVASRPLRQGVIADFETTTAMLAYFIRKGTTRRTLRRPVAVVGVPWGATRVERKSFIEAVEQAGARQVTLVDQPLAAAIGAGLPVFEPVGSMVVDIGGGTTEIAVVALGGIVAAKSIPIAGDAMDAAIIQYCRQAYNLHIGERTAEEIKIALGSAAPTADQRKGEVRGRDVVSGMPRSVQISDAELREALAGPVAAIVEAVRQTLELVPPELAADLGVRGITLVGGGALLRGIDRVLAEETGMTVVVGSDPLSAVALGTGKVLEELDLYRRVAPRTH; encoded by the coding sequence ATGCGCCCGCCGCTCAGCCGCGATCTCGGCATCGACCTTGGAACGGCGAACACCGTCGTCTACGCGCGGAACGAAGGGGTGATCCTGCGCGAACCTTCCTGGATCGCGCGGCGAACCGACAGCGGCGAGATCCTCGCCGTCGGCGACGAAGCCAAGCGGATGATCGGCCGCACGCCGGCCAACATTGTCGCCTCGCGGCCCCTGCGGCAGGGCGTGATCGCCGACTTCGAGACGACCACGGCGATGCTGGCCTACTTCATCCGCAAGGGGACCACGCGCCGGACGTTGCGCCGTCCGGTGGCGGTGGTGGGCGTACCGTGGGGCGCCACCAGGGTGGAGCGGAAGTCTTTCATTGAGGCGGTGGAGCAGGCCGGGGCCCGTCAGGTCACACTGGTCGACCAGCCCCTGGCCGCGGCCATCGGCGCCGGCCTGCCCGTCTTCGAGCCCGTGGGGAGCATGGTCGTGGACATCGGCGGAGGGACCACGGAGATCGCCGTCGTCGCCCTGGGCGGCATCGTCGCGGCGAAGTCCATCCCGATCGCCGGCGACGCCATGGACGCCGCGATCATCCAGTACTGCCGTCAGGCCTACAACCTGCACATCGGAGAGCGGACGGCGGAGGAGATCAAGATCGCGCTCGGGTCGGCCGCCCCGACAGCCGACCAGCGGAAGGGCGAGGTTCGCGGCCGGGACGTGGTGAGCGGCATGCCGCGCAGCGTGCAGATCTCGGACGCCGAACTCCGGGAGGCGCTGGCCGGTCCGGTGGCGGCCATCGTGGAGGCCGTCAGACAGACATTGGAACTCGTCCCGCCCGAACTGGCCGCCGACCTCGGTGTCCGCGGCATCACCCTGGTCGGCGGCGGCGCGCTGCTGCGGGGCATCGACCGGGTCCTCGCCGAGGAGACCGGCATGACCGTCGTGGTCGGGTCCGACCCCCTCTCCGCCGTCGCCCTTGGCACCGGCAAGGTCCTGGAAGAACTCGACCTCTACCGGCGCGTCGCCCCGCGGACCCACTGA
- a CDS encoding ABC transporter ATP-binding protein, translating to MSDESPVLDVEEIHTYYGDSHILRGVSLRVGAGQAVVLLGRNGMGKTTLIRSIIGFTPPRRGRLIFKGREITGLKPYRIAALGVGLVPQGRRIFPSLTVVENLLVARRPGRHDSCWTLDRVFDLFPRLRERSGHRGDKLSGGEQQMLAIARALLTNPELLLMDEPSEGLAPVIVAELGEAVRRLKAEGLSMLLVEQHLHLAVRYADAAYVLSKGQVVFEGAPSALMVAEDVKRRYLGL from the coding sequence ATGAGTGACGAGTCCCCGGTGCTGGACGTAGAGGAGATCCACACCTACTATGGCGACAGCCACATTCTGCGCGGGGTTTCCCTGCGCGTGGGGGCCGGGCAAGCCGTGGTCCTGCTGGGTCGCAACGGCATGGGGAAGACTACCCTCATCCGGTCCATCATCGGATTCACCCCTCCTCGTCGCGGCCGTCTGATCTTCAAAGGCAGAGAGATCACCGGGCTCAAGCCCTATAGGATCGCCGCCCTGGGCGTAGGCCTCGTCCCGCAGGGGCGCCGCATCTTCCCTTCCCTGACGGTGGTTGAAAATCTCCTGGTGGCCCGGCGACCGGGACGTCACGATTCCTGCTGGACGCTCGACCGCGTGTTTGACCTCTTCCCCCGATTGAGGGAACGATCAGGCCACCGGGGTGACAAGCTGAGCGGCGGGGAGCAACAGATGCTGGCCATCGCCCGGGCACTGCTGACCAATCCAGAGCTCCTCCTGATGGATGAGCCCTCAGAAGGCTTGGCTCCAGTCATCGTGGCCGAATTGGGCGAAGCCGTGCGACGCCTGAAGGCCGAAGGCCTCTCTATGCTCCTGGTCGAGCAACATCTGCATCTGGCCGTGCGGTATGCTGATGCTGCCTACGTCCTCAGCAAGGGGCAGGTGGTCTTTGAGGGCGCCCCTTCGGCGCTCATGGTCGCGGAGGACGTCAAGCGCCGGTACCTCGGTCTCTGA
- a CDS encoding ABC transporter substrate-binding protein gives MKWSVGFVTLVMAAMLLSIALPGTEVPAQSQQRVRVGMPIPLTGFVAESAQEMVEGFKLYLEQSGQRLGGMAVDLRIEDTEAQPQMALTKMRKLVEQDKVDLVVGYYLAFEGYAVRDYVHKNKVPLFLPVVAADDLTQRKRSPYIVRMIWTSSQPNHPFGDYAYKKLGYRRMVTVGADYAFGWENVGGFQRTFELAGGKIVQKIWAPVGTNDYGPYIAQIRRDADAVYVLLVGSDIPRFFKQYQEFGLKGKIPLIGGNAVTDEDVLRAMGTETEGVLTSHTYAATFSRPENQRFVNAFRTRYKKDPNYPAEAMYTAALWLDRALKIAGSPKDPLRLVGAVKRVDLRDAPRGPLKLDAYNNPIETVLIRKVVKGSKGMQNEVIDTIPNVSQFWTFDPVTYLKGPAYTRTFPPCQYCEK, from the coding sequence ATGAAGTGGAGTGTAGGGTTTGTCACGCTCGTGATGGCCGCAATGCTGCTATCCATCGCCCTTCCAGGAACGGAAGTGCCGGCGCAATCTCAGCAGCGCGTGCGGGTCGGCATGCCGATTCCGCTCACCGGATTCGTCGCGGAGAGCGCGCAGGAGATGGTGGAGGGGTTCAAACTCTATCTTGAGCAGTCGGGGCAGAGGCTGGGAGGGATGGCCGTCGACCTCCGGATAGAGGATACTGAGGCCCAGCCCCAGATGGCCCTGACGAAAATGCGCAAGCTGGTGGAGCAGGATAAGGTGGACCTTGTCGTTGGATACTACCTAGCCTTCGAAGGCTATGCCGTGCGCGACTACGTCCACAAGAACAAAGTGCCTCTCTTCCTCCCCGTGGTAGCTGCCGACGACCTGACGCAGCGAAAGCGCAGCCCATACATCGTCCGAATGATCTGGACGAGCAGCCAGCCGAACCATCCCTTCGGGGATTACGCTTATAAGAAGCTCGGCTATCGCCGGATGGTGACTGTCGGAGCGGACTATGCCTTTGGGTGGGAGAATGTCGGAGGGTTCCAGAGGACCTTTGAGTTGGCCGGGGGGAAGATCGTGCAGAAGATCTGGGCCCCGGTAGGTACCAACGACTACGGACCTTACATTGCCCAGATCCGCCGAGATGCGGACGCGGTCTACGTGCTTCTCGTAGGCAGCGACATCCCGCGATTCTTCAAACAATATCAGGAGTTCGGGTTGAAAGGAAAAATTCCGCTCATCGGTGGAAACGCGGTAACGGATGAGGACGTGCTTCGCGCCATGGGCACCGAGACGGAAGGCGTGCTCACCTCGCACACCTACGCCGCCACCTTCAGCCGCCCCGAGAATCAGAGATTCGTGAATGCCTTTCGGACCCGGTACAAGAAAGATCCCAATTACCCCGCCGAGGCCATGTACACCGCCGCGCTCTGGCTGGATCGCGCGCTAAAAATCGCCGGGTCCCCGAAGGATCCCCTTCGGCTGGTGGGCGCCGTCAAGCGAGTCGATCTGCGCGACGCACCACGCGGTCCCCTGAAGCTCGATGCCTACAACAATCCCATCGAGACCGTGCTTATCCGCAAGGTCGTCAAGGGATCGAAGGGCATGCAAAACGAGGTCATCGACACCATTCCCAACGTAAGCCAGTTCTGGACCTTTGACCCGGTGACGTACCTGAAGGGCCCAGCATACACGCGCACCTTCCCGCCATGCCAATACTGTGAGAAGTAG
- a CDS encoding branched-chain amino acid ABC transporter permease: MMLFWAVSVLNGLAFGSLLFLLSSGFTLAFGMMRVINVAHGSFYLLGAYVALSLMRVTGIFALALVGGATVVMMLGLLSQQLALKRIYSNQLAQVLFTMGLAFALGDVLLVLWGGNPQVMAPPPSIGGSVAIGPIVFPKYRLFVMAAGLVVAAALHVLLSRTRLGMAVRASVDDEEMAQGVGLNTEALFMIMFGLAAFLAGLGGALGAPFIGAARGIDFEVLPLTLVVVILGGLGSLEGALAGSLFVGVVDSLGKAAFPELSYFTLFAPMAIVLAVRPTGLLGRR, translated from the coding sequence ATGATGCTCTTCTGGGCGGTCTCGGTCCTCAACGGGTTGGCATTTGGCTCCCTGCTGTTCCTCCTTTCCAGCGGATTCACGCTCGCCTTCGGCATGATGCGTGTCATCAATGTCGCCCACGGCTCGTTCTACCTGTTGGGAGCCTACGTCGCTCTCTCCCTGATGCGGGTCACCGGCATCTTCGCGTTGGCCCTGGTGGGTGGCGCCACCGTTGTGATGATGCTTGGACTCCTTAGTCAACAGCTGGCTTTGAAGCGCATTTACAGCAACCAGCTGGCTCAGGTGCTCTTTACGATGGGCCTGGCCTTCGCCCTGGGCGACGTCCTTCTGGTCTTGTGGGGCGGGAATCCACAGGTCATGGCGCCTCCGCCGTCCATCGGTGGGTCTGTGGCCATCGGTCCGATCGTCTTCCCGAAATACCGCCTCTTCGTGATGGCCGCGGGTTTGGTCGTCGCGGCGGCGCTCCATGTTCTGCTATCCAGGACGCGGCTCGGGATGGCGGTACGAGCCAGCGTCGATGACGAAGAGATGGCCCAGGGGGTGGGATTGAACACCGAGGCCCTCTTCATGATCATGTTCGGCCTGGCCGCGTTCCTGGCCGGGCTTGGGGGCGCCCTGGGAGCCCCCTTCATCGGTGCGGCGCGCGGCATCGACTTCGAGGTCCTGCCGCTGACCCTGGTCGTGGTCATCCTTGGCGGACTGGGCAGTCTTGAGGGAGCCCTGGCCGGAAGCCTCTTCGTCGGGGTCGTGGACTCTCTCGGAAAGGCCGCCTTCCCCGAGCTCTCCTATTTCACGCTCTTCGCACCCATGGCGATCGTACTCGCCGTGAGGCCCACGGGGCTCCTGGGGCGCAGGTAG
- a CDS encoding dienelactone hydrolase family protein — protein MRPASVAASGLAAMLLLGAAAVAQPDLWITVPGADGGTLRAAVFRPPAKGSFPAVFVFHGINGLSASVVDWGPALARAGFVTVIGCYFSAGWTLRAGDDMVDPCPRARGIFDADLLGNAAALIAAGRRLSGVRGDRIGLLGHAMGGNLALVLASSEVRVGAVVSISANPLRPLQLPHKPSGSALPAPIWSIERLHAPAILFHGALDAVTPPTAAHEYVQRARALGKNVQAHYYEGTGQDLWQSDRRADLIRRSARFLAAHLRR, from the coding sequence ATGCGCCCTGCATCGGTTGCTGCCTCGGGTCTCGCCGCAATGCTGCTGCTCGGGGCGGCCGCCGTCGCTCAACCTGACCTGTGGATTACGGTGCCCGGCGCCGACGGTGGGACCCTGCGGGCGGCGGTGTTCCGACCGCCGGCGAAGGGGTCGTTTCCCGCGGTCTTCGTCTTCCACGGCATCAACGGGCTGAGCGCATCCGTCGTGGACTGGGGGCCCGCGCTGGCCCGTGCGGGATTCGTCACGGTCATCGGGTGCTACTTCAGCGCCGGCTGGACGCTGCGCGCCGGAGACGACATGGTCGATCCCTGTCCCCGGGCCCGGGGGATCTTCGATGCCGATCTTCTGGGCAACGCCGCGGCGTTGATCGCTGCCGGCCGGCGGCTGAGCGGCGTCCGCGGCGATCGGATCGGACTGCTCGGACACGCAATGGGAGGAAATTTGGCGCTGGTCCTGGCCTCTTCGGAGGTCAGGGTAGGGGCCGTGGTCTCCATCTCCGCCAACCCCCTGCGCCCCCTGCAGTTACCCCACAAACCTTCCGGCTCGGCCCTGCCCGCGCCGATCTGGAGCATCGAACGCCTCCACGCCCCCGCCATACTCTTCCACGGCGCGCTCGACGCCGTGACGCCGCCGACCGCGGCGCACGAGTACGTCCAAAGAGCCCGGGCGCTGGGGAAAAACGTGCAGGCCCACTACTACGAGGGTACCGGCCAGGATCTGTGGCAGTCCGACCGGCGGGCAGATCTCATCCGGCGGTCGGCGCGCTTCCTCGCCGCGCACCTCCGCCGCTGA
- a CDS encoding branched-chain amino acid ABC transporter ATP-binding protein/permease: MGTDGRSTRPPRRLAGAAVLAGFLAIAPLLPQYYLHILILAVIAALFALSLDVLMGYVGLPSLGHAAYFGAAAYTLAILVVRYGIAWGIAVPLALLAGTVLAGLFGVIAIRTVDVFFMMVTLALSQILWGIVNRWGSFTGGYNGIPGIPRPLPILESGVAFFYLTTLVLAATYILVRRLIASPFGLTLQGIRDREIRMSVLGYRTWLHKYAAFVLCGGIAGVAGILSALYTGFVSPADLSIRTSAEVVLMVVMGGTGTLIGPLLGAGVLVGLRNLLSVYLERWPLVLGLIFMVTVMYAPNGIVGWIIEKRTRRRDQLLLPAPSHPLPPGHRASPSPSYPPERPALGANKPTAALRLEGVSKMFGGLRAVDDVTFSIDAGERVALVGPNGAGKTTLFNLISGTIPASQGRILLFGTEITRLPPYRRAALGLARTFQISTLFPSLTAQDNVRLALMALQRTKYVVARPVDDLDAVNAHVRFLLEQFDLWAQRLRPVGLLSHGEQRLLEILLAVASRPKVLLLDEPTSGVAAAEVVRIVEMVKHLDASIAILIIEHDMDVAFALAHRIMVLHYGKLLTVGAPEEVARNPLVQKIYLGTE, translated from the coding sequence GTGGGGACTGATGGACGCAGCACCCGACCGCCCCGACGCCTGGCCGGGGCCGCGGTGCTCGCCGGGTTTCTGGCGATCGCACCTCTGCTTCCTCAGTACTACCTGCACATCCTCATCCTGGCGGTGATCGCTGCGCTTTTCGCCCTGAGCCTAGATGTGCTGATGGGATACGTCGGGCTGCCCTCGCTGGGACACGCCGCGTATTTCGGCGCGGCCGCGTACACCCTGGCAATTCTCGTCGTCCGATACGGCATCGCCTGGGGGATAGCCGTACCTCTGGCCCTGCTCGCCGGGACGGTCCTGGCCGGGCTCTTCGGGGTGATCGCCATTCGTACTGTCGACGTCTTCTTCATGATGGTCACCCTGGCGCTGAGCCAGATCCTGTGGGGCATCGTCAACCGCTGGGGCTCCTTCACAGGGGGATACAACGGCATCCCCGGGATCCCGCGTCCTCTTCCAATCCTGGAATCGGGGGTGGCTTTCTTCTACCTGACTACCCTCGTACTGGCAGCGACCTACATCCTGGTGCGTCGGTTAATCGCCTCCCCCTTCGGCCTTACACTGCAGGGTATTCGCGATCGCGAGATCCGCATGTCGGTCCTCGGCTACCGCACCTGGCTCCACAAGTACGCGGCCTTCGTCCTGTGCGGCGGCATCGCCGGTGTCGCCGGCATCCTCAGCGCGCTCTACACCGGGTTCGTCAGCCCTGCCGATCTCTCCATTCGAACTTCGGCCGAAGTCGTGCTGATGGTCGTCATGGGCGGGACCGGCACGCTAATCGGACCGCTGCTGGGCGCTGGCGTACTCGTCGGCTTGCGCAACCTCCTGAGCGTGTACCTGGAACGTTGGCCCCTTGTCCTCGGCCTGATCTTCATGGTGACCGTCATGTACGCTCCGAACGGCATCGTGGGCTGGATCATCGAGAAACGCACACGGCGGCGCGACCAACTGCTCCTGCCTGCTCCCAGCCACCCCCTCCCGCCAGGTCACCGCGCGTCACCCTCACCCTCTTATCCGCCGGAACGACCCGCCCTGGGGGCCAACAAGCCGACCGCTGCGCTCCGTCTCGAGGGGGTCTCCAAAATGTTCGGCGGGCTTCGCGCCGTCGACGATGTCACGTTCTCTATCGATGCCGGCGAGCGAGTAGCTCTCGTAGGCCCCAACGGCGCCGGCAAGACGACGCTGTTCAATCTGATCAGCGGCACGATTCCAGCATCTCAGGGAAGGATATTGCTCTTTGGCACTGAGATCACACGGCTCCCCCCGTACCGAAGAGCGGCGCTGGGCCTCGCCCGCACCTTTCAAATTTCCACGCTCTTCCCCTCACTGACGGCTCAAGATAATGTCCGCCTGGCGCTCATGGCGTTGCAACGAACCAAGTATGTTGTGGCCAGGCCAGTCGATGATCTGGACGCCGTCAATGCGCACGTCCGTTTTCTCCTGGAGCAGTTCGATCTTTGGGCACAACGGCTGCGTCCTGTGGGGCTGCTCTCCCACGGCGAGCAACGCCTCCTGGAGATCCTCCTTGCCGTCGCGTCCAGGCCCAAAGTGCTCCTCCTGGACGAGCCGACCTCGGGAGTCGCCGCGGCGGAGGTGGTGCGCATCGTTGAAATGGTCAAGCACCTCGATGCGTCGATCGCCATCCTGATCATCGAGCACGACATGGATGTGGCCTTCGCCCTGGCCCACCGCATCATGGTCCTCCATTACGGCAAACTCCTGACAGTGGGTGCGCCCGAAGAGGTCGCCCGGAATCCTCTCGTCCAGAAGATCTATCTTGGAACAGAGTAG
- a CDS encoding adenosine-specific kinase, whose translation MELKVVSIEKPDDVNVVLGQSHFIKTVEDVHEALVTAVPRIRFGFAFCESSGKRLIRWTGTDPAMMELAKRNALTVGAGHSFVLFLGPGFYPINVLPVLRAVPEIVGFYCATANPVQVVLAETERGRGILGVIDGGTPLGVEGDEDIAWRREFLRKIGYKL comes from the coding sequence ATGGAGCTCAAAGTAGTAAGCATCGAGAAGCCCGATGATGTGAACGTGGTGCTCGGGCAGAGCCATTTCATCAAGACGGTGGAGGACGTCCACGAGGCATTGGTCACGGCCGTGCCCAGGATTAGATTCGGATTCGCCTTCTGCGAGTCGTCGGGCAAGCGTCTGATCCGCTGGACCGGCACCGATCCGGCGATGATGGAGCTGGCGAAGCGCAACGCCCTGACCGTCGGCGCGGGGCACTCCTTCGTCCTGTTCCTGGGGCCGGGGTTCTATCCGATCAACGTCCTCCCCGTCCTGCGGGCCGTGCCGGAGATCGTCGGCTTCTACTGCGCCACCGCCAACCCGGTGCAGGTCGTCCTGGCGGAAACCGAGCGGGGCCGGGGCATTTTGGGCGTGATCGACGGCGGGACGCCGCTCGGCGTCGAAGGCGACGAAGACATCGCCTGGCGCAGGGAGTTCCTGCGGAAGATCGGCTACAAGTTGTAG
- a CDS encoding tetratricopeptide repeat protein: MRAPPTGTVTFLFTDIEGSTRLWEEHPEAMRVALARHDAVLREIIEAQGGHVFKTLGDAFHAAFADAASAVTASAEIQRALQAEPWEIPGGLAVRMALHTGTAEAREDDYFGPPLNRAARLLSAGHGGQILLSEATRALVESSLPEGLSLRDLGSHRLRDLARPEHIFQLVVAGLRSEFPSLRTLDVMPNNLPRQLTSFIGRTRELAEIKARVADTPLLTLTGVGGAGKTRLALQVAADLVESFPDGVWLIELTPLSDPALVLQTVARTLGVREEQRPLLHTLLDHLTPKAPLLVLDNCEHVLAATAELAQTLLRSCPRLRILATSQEPLGVAGEVTYHVPSLSMPDVNRLPPPDRLTEFESIGLFVDRAAVSRPGFALTAANARAVAQICARLDGIPLAIELAAARVKVLSVEEIAARLDDRFRLLASGSRTAPPRHQTLRAALDWSHDLLADEERMLLRRLSVFMGGWTLPAAEAVCAGDGCEASAVLDVLTRLVDRSLVSVGGPIGNETWYRLLETVRLYAREKLDASGEAETVQRRHRDWYLQFAEQAERELQGPALQAWLERLEAEHDNIRAALKWCQTAEPDPEYGLRLAGAVWHFWEVRGYLSEGREWLESALAKGTQTLTTSRVKALNGAGILALIQGDFPRAAAVGEEALELSRRLGDKRGLASCLNILGLNACRLEKYDQAAQLGEESLALNREVGDRWGVAGARLTLGLVARGQRDFGRAATLLQESVEQFRQLGDKWASTVTLNNLGLVLREMGDYQRAQTVLEETLALFRDLGDRWGIAFSLANLGIVAWDRQEYARAAALFAESLPLRRELQDRRGISTSLTGLAVVAVKLGQLERAVVLLGAAEALREALALPPAPFIRETYSRHVATAREGLGEAAFTAAWQRGRAMTTDQAIEFALVAPDDHNESVR, translated from the coding sequence ATGCGCGCGCCGCCGACAGGGACCGTCACCTTCCTCTTCACGGACATCGAGGGGAGCACCCGGCTGTGGGAGGAGCACCCCGAGGCGATGCGGGTGGCCCTGGCCCGCCACGACGCCGTGCTCCGCGAGATCATCGAAGCCCAGGGCGGCCACGTCTTCAAGACGCTGGGAGATGCGTTCCACGCCGCGTTCGCCGATGCGGCCTCGGCGGTCACCGCCTCCGCAGAGATCCAGCGCGCGTTGCAGGCGGAGCCGTGGGAGATCCCCGGAGGCCTCGCCGTCAGGATGGCCCTGCATACGGGAACGGCCGAGGCGCGGGAGGACGATTACTTCGGACCGCCCCTGAACCGCGCCGCCCGTTTGCTGAGTGCCGGCCACGGCGGACAGATCCTCCTCTCCGAAGCCACGCGCGCGCTGGTCGAGTCCTCGCTTCCCGAAGGGCTCTCCCTCCGGGACCTCGGGTCGCACCGGCTGAGGGACCTGGCCCGTCCGGAGCACATCTTCCAGCTGGTGGTGGCGGGGTTGCGCAGCGAGTTCCCTTCGCTGCGCACGCTCGACGTCATGCCGAACAACCTCCCCCGCCAGCTCACCAGCTTCATCGGCCGCACCAGAGAACTGGCCGAGATCAAGGCACGCGTGGCGGACACCCCCCTGCTGACGTTGACCGGCGTGGGCGGGGCGGGGAAGACCCGCCTGGCGCTGCAGGTCGCCGCCGACCTGGTCGAGTCGTTCCCGGACGGGGTGTGGCTCATCGAACTGACACCGCTTTCGGACCCGGCGCTGGTCCTACAGACCGTGGCGAGGACCCTCGGCGTTCGGGAAGAGCAGCGGCCGCTGCTCCACACCCTGCTGGACCACCTCACACCCAAAGCGCCGCTGCTCGTGCTCGACAACTGCGAACACGTGCTGGCCGCGACGGCGGAGCTGGCGCAGACGCTGCTGCGCTCCTGCCCGCGCCTGCGCATCCTGGCCACCAGCCAGGAGCCGCTGGGCGTCGCCGGTGAGGTCACCTACCACGTGCCATCGCTCTCGATGCCCGACGTGAATCGCCTGCCTCCGCCGGACCGTCTGACCGAGTTCGAATCGATCGGGCTGTTCGTCGACCGCGCCGCGGTCAGCCGGCCGGGGTTCGCGCTGACCGCCGCCAACGCCAGAGCCGTGGCCCAGATCTGCGCCCGGCTGGACGGGATTCCCCTGGCCATCGAACTGGCCGCGGCCCGGGTCAAGGTCCTTTCGGTGGAGGAGATTGCGGCCAGGCTGGACGATCGGTTCCGGCTGCTGGCATCCGGCAGCCGGACCGCGCCGCCTCGACACCAGACGCTTCGGGCCGCGCTGGACTGGAGTCACGACCTCCTGGCCGACGAGGAACGGATGCTGTTGCGCCGGCTGTCGGTCTTCATGGGCGGGTGGACACTGCCCGCCGCGGAGGCGGTATGCGCGGGCGACGGCTGCGAGGCCTCGGCGGTCCTCGACGTCCTCACCCGGCTCGTCGACCGTTCCCTGGTGAGCGTCGGAGGCCCGATCGGGAATGAGACGTGGTACCGGCTGCTGGAGACGGTGCGTCTCTATGCCCGTGAGAAACTCGACGCCAGCGGCGAGGCGGAGACGGTCCAACGGCGGCATCGCGACTGGTACCTGCAGTTCGCCGAGCAGGCCGAGCGGGAGCTGCAGGGACCGGCGCTCCAGGCGTGGCTGGAGCGGCTGGAGGCCGAGCACGACAACATCCGCGCCGCGCTGAAGTGGTGCCAGACGGCCGAGCCGGACCCGGAATACGGCCTGCGCCTGGCCGGCGCGGTGTGGCATTTCTGGGAAGTCCGTGGATACCTCAGTGAAGGCCGCGAATGGCTCGAATCCGCGCTGGCCAAGGGGACTCAGACCCTCACCACATCGCGGGTGAAAGCACTCAATGGGGCCGGGATCCTGGCCTTGATCCAGGGCGACTTCCCCAGGGCCGCGGCGGTGGGGGAAGAGGCCCTGGAGCTCAGCCGCCGTCTCGGCGACAAACGCGGCCTTGCCTCGTGTCTGAATATCCTGGGCCTGAATGCCTGCCGGCTGGAGAAGTACGATCAGGCCGCCCAACTGGGCGAAGAAAGCCTGGCCCTGAACCGGGAAGTCGGCGACAGGTGGGGCGTCGCCGGGGCGCGGCTGACCCTCGGACTGGTGGCCCGCGGCCAGAGAGACTTTGGCCGCGCCGCGACGCTGCTCCAGGAGAGCGTGGAACAGTTCCGGCAGCTCGGCGACAAGTGGGCGAGCACGGTGACGCTGAACAATCTCGGCCTGGTGCTCCGAGAAATGGGCGACTACCAACGCGCCCAGACCGTGCTGGAAGAGACGCTCGCCCTGTTCCGGGACCTGGGCGATCGGTGGGGCATCGCCTTCTCGCTGGCCAACCTGGGCATCGTGGCCTGGGACCGCCAGGAGTACGCGCGCGCCGCCGCCCTGTTCGCGGAGAGCCTGCCGCTGCGCAGGGAGTTGCAGGACCGGCGCGGGATCTCCACCAGCCTGACGGGGCTGGCCGTGGTGGCGGTCAAACTGGGTCAGCTCGAACGGGCGGTGGTCCTCCTCGGCGCGGCGGAAGCCCTGCGGGAAGCGCTGGCGCTTCCGCCCGCACCGTTCATCCGCGAGACGTATAGTCGACACGTCGCGACAGCGCGCGAAGGGCTGGGCGAGGCGGCATTCACCGCGGCCTGGCAACGCGGCCGCGCCATGACGACGGATCAAGCCATCGAATTCGCTCTGGTCGCACCCGACGACCACAACGAATCGGTGCGGTGA